The following coding sequences lie in one Mesorhizobium sp. DCY119 genomic window:
- the ptsP gene encoding phosphoenolpyruvate--protein phosphotransferase yields MRDTAGGPRVLLKRLRELMAEPLEAQERLDRIVHDIAQNMVAEVCSLYVLRADSVLELYATEGLNPGSVHLAQLRLGQGLVGTIAASARALNLSNAQEHPAFAYLPETGEEIYNSFLGVPVLRAGRTLGVLVVQNRTQRHYREDEVEALETTAMVIAEMIATGDLARLTRHDGLELDLRRPASFKGLSFNEGVGLGHVVLHEPRIVVTNLFNEDSEQEMRRLESALGSLRLSIDDMLSRREVAFEGEHREVLEAYRMFANDRGWVRRLEEAVSNGLTAEAAVEKVQSDMRARMLHMTDPYLRERMSDFDDLANRLLRQLMGRAPEDVAASLPKDAIVVARSMGAAELLDYPREKLRGLVLEDGAATSHVVIVARAMGIPVAGQMKGAVSMAENGDAIIVDGEDGTIHLRPQPDLEAAYAEKVRFRARRQELYRELRSKPSVSRDGIHIDLLMNAGLAVDLPQLAEAGASGIGLFRTELQFMVASTFPRAEAQERLYRDVLDAAQGKPVTFRTIDIGGDKVLPYFKGSVHEENPALGWRAIRLTLDRPGLLRAQVRALLKAAGGRELKLMLPMVTELGEIAQARELIEREVRHLSRFAHHLPTSLKLGAMLEVPSLLWQIDELMQTVDFVSVGSNDLFQFVMATDRGNTQLSDRFDALSVPFLRVLKHIADAGHRNHTPVTLCGELAGKPISAMALVGLGYRSISMSPASIGPVKAMLAELPVAELTSFLHDNMSGPTVGLPMRALLQTFADDRSIPL; encoded by the coding sequence ATGCGTGACACGGCCGGCGGTCCACGCGTTCTCTTGAAACGGCTTCGTGAGCTGATGGCGGAGCCGCTTGAAGCGCAGGAGCGGCTTGACCGGATCGTGCACGACATCGCCCAGAACATGGTGGCCGAGGTCTGCTCGCTCTATGTGCTGCGCGCAGACTCTGTTCTCGAACTCTACGCCACCGAAGGTCTGAACCCGGGCTCGGTCCACTTGGCCCAGTTGCGGCTCGGCCAGGGTCTGGTCGGCACCATCGCGGCCAGCGCGCGTGCGCTGAACCTGTCCAACGCGCAGGAGCATCCGGCCTTCGCCTATCTCCCGGAAACGGGCGAAGAAATCTACAACTCCTTCCTCGGCGTGCCGGTACTGCGGGCAGGGCGCACGCTGGGCGTGCTGGTTGTCCAGAATCGCACCCAGCGGCACTATCGCGAAGACGAGGTCGAGGCGCTGGAAACGACCGCCATGGTCATCGCCGAGATGATTGCCACCGGCGATCTTGCCCGGCTGACGCGCCATGACGGGCTGGAGCTCGATCTGCGCCGCCCGGCAAGCTTCAAGGGCCTGTCCTTCAACGAAGGCGTAGGGCTGGGGCATGTCGTGCTGCATGAGCCGCGCATCGTCGTCACCAACCTGTTCAACGAGGACAGCGAGCAGGAAATGCGCCGGCTCGAATCGGCGCTCGGTTCGCTGCGGCTTTCCATCGACGACATGCTGTCGCGCCGCGAGGTCGCATTCGAAGGCGAGCATCGCGAGGTGCTGGAAGCCTACCGCATGTTCGCCAATGATCGCGGCTGGGTGCGCCGGCTGGAAGAGGCGGTCAGCAACGGCCTGACTGCGGAAGCCGCCGTCGAAAAGGTGCAGAGCGACATGCGCGCGCGCATGCTGCACATGACCGACCCCTATCTACGCGAGCGGATGAGCGATTTCGACGATCTCGCCAACCGCCTGCTGCGCCAGTTGATGGGCCGTGCGCCGGAAGATGTTGCGGCTTCGCTGCCGAAGGATGCGATCGTCGTTGCCCGCTCCATGGGCGCTGCCGAACTGCTCGACTATCCGCGCGAGAAGCTGCGCGGTCTCGTGCTGGAAGATGGCGCCGCTACCAGCCACGTCGTCATCGTCGCACGCGCCATGGGCATTCCCGTCGCCGGCCAGATGAAGGGCGCCGTCTCGATGGCGGAAAACGGCGATGCGATCATCGTCGACGGCGAGGACGGCACCATTCACCTGCGGCCTCAGCCCGACCTCGAAGCGGCTTACGCCGAAAAAGTCCGGTTCCGGGCTCGCCGGCAGGAACTTTACCGCGAACTGCGCAGCAAGCCGTCTGTTTCCAGGGACGGCATTCATATCGATCTGCTGATGAATGCCGGGCTCGCCGTAGACCTGCCGCAACTGGCTGAGGCGGGTGCAAGCGGCATCGGCCTGTTCCGCACCGAGCTGCAGTTCATGGTTGCCTCGACATTCCCGCGCGCCGAAGCGCAGGAGCGGCTCTATCGCGATGTGCTCGACGCCGCGCAGGGCAAGCCCGTCACCTTCCGCACCATCGATATCGGTGGCGACAAGGTGCTGCCCTACTTCAAGGGTTCGGTGCATGAAGAAAACCCGGCCCTCGGCTGGCGCGCCATTCGCCTGACGCTCGATCGGCCCGGCCTCCTGCGCGCACAGGTCAGGGCGCTGCTCAAGGCTGCCGGCGGACGCGAACTGAAGTTGATGCTGCCGATGGTGACCGAGCTTGGCGAGATTGCACAGGCCCGTGAACTCATAGAGCGCGAGGTGCGGCATCTGTCGCGCTTTGCCCACCATCTGCCGACCAGCCTCAAGCTTGGCGCGATGCTCGAAGTGCCGTCGCTGCTGTGGCAGATCGACGAATTGATGCAGACGGTGGATTTCGTTTCCGTCGGCTCCAACGACCTGTTCCAGTTCGTCATGGCGACCGATCGCGGCAACACGCAGCTTTCGGATCGCTTCGACGCCCTGTCCGTGCCGTTCCTGCGCGTGCTCAAGCACATTGCGGACGCCGGCCATCGCAATCACACGCCGGTGACGCTTTGCGGAGAGCTCGCCGGCAAGCCGATTTCGGCTATGGCGCTGGTCGGCCTCGGCTATCGCTCGATCTCGATGTCGCCCGCCTCGATCGGCCCGGTCAAGGCGATGCTCGCCGAATTGCCGGTTGCGGAGTTGACGTCGTTCCTGCACGACAATATGTCCGGTCCAACCGTCGGCCTGCCTATGCGCGCGCTGCTGCAGACCTTTGCCGACGACCGCTCCATTCCGCTTTGA
- the prmC gene encoding peptide chain release factor N(5)-glutamine methyltransferase, protein MAETAKTATLSGAFRAARDRLAGAGVDNPALDARLIVEHFSGTTRKDAILMPDHVLGADVIAAIDAAITRRTTGEPVHRILGFREFYGLKLYLSPETLEPRPDTETLVDMVLPFVRETAEREGECRILDLGTGTGAIPLALLSQVEKAVAVGADISQGALTTARRNAEELGFANRFTAKKSDWFAKISGRFHLIVSNPPYIPSKDIDGLERDVRDFDPHLALDGGDDGLDPYRIIAAGAAPHLERGGKIALEIGFDQRIDVTGIFREAGYELAVARHDLAGNDRALFFQR, encoded by the coding sequence ATGGCTGAGACCGCGAAAACCGCCACGCTGTCAGGCGCTTTCCGCGCCGCGCGCGACAGGCTTGCGGGAGCCGGCGTCGATAATCCGGCACTGGATGCGCGGCTGATCGTCGAGCACTTTTCCGGCACGACGCGCAAGGACGCCATATTGATGCCGGATCACGTGCTCGGCGCAGATGTGATCGCTGCGATCGATGCTGCGATAACCAGGCGAACCACAGGCGAGCCGGTTCATCGCATTCTCGGGTTTCGCGAATTCTATGGCCTGAAGCTTTATCTCTCGCCAGAGACGCTGGAGCCGCGCCCAGACACCGAAACGCTTGTCGACATGGTGCTGCCTTTCGTGCGCGAGACAGCCGAACGGGAAGGGGAGTGCCGCATCCTCGACCTTGGCACCGGCACCGGTGCGATCCCGCTCGCCCTGCTGAGCCAGGTGGAAAAGGCGGTCGCGGTTGGCGCCGATATTTCGCAAGGTGCGTTGACCACTGCTCGGCGAAATGCCGAGGAACTGGGGTTTGCGAACCGGTTCACTGCAAAAAAATCCGACTGGTTTGCAAAAATTTCCGGGCGCTTCCATTTAATCGTCTCAAATCCGCCCTATATACCTTCCAAAGACATTGATGGCCTTGAGCGAGACGTGCGAGACTTTGATCCGCATCTTGCGCTCGATGGCGGAGACGATGGTCTCGATCCCTATCGCATCATAGCCGCAGGAGCGGCACCCCATCTGGAACGAGGCGGCAAGATCGCCCTGGAAATCGGATTCGATCAGAGGATAGACGTTACAGGCATTTTCCGCGAGGCGGGATATGAGCTCGCAGTCGCAAGACATGATCTTGCCGGAAACGACCGTGCGCTGTTTTTCCAACGTTGA
- the prfA gene encoding peptide chain release factor 1 has product MISLPRDRMDQVVKRFDMLEAQMAAGPDPEAYVKMASEYSDIQDMVARIRELRAAEQELADLETMLADKGTDAEMRALAEGELPGVEEKIESLQKDIQILLLPKDAADEKNAILEIRAGTGGDEAALFAGDLFRMYERYAAEQGWRFEVASASEGEVGGYKEIIATVSGKGVFAKLKFESGVHRVQRVPATEGSGRIHTSAATVAVLPEAEEVDIEIRSEDIRIDTMRASGSGGQHVNTTDSAVRITHLPTGIMVVQAEKSQHQNRARAMQILRARLFDMERSKADEERSESRKSQVGSGDRSERIRTYNFPQGRVTDHRINLTLYKLDRVMMGELDEIISALISDHQSKLLADIGLDG; this is encoded by the coding sequence ATGATCAGCTTGCCCCGCGACCGCATGGACCAGGTAGTGAAGCGCTTCGACATGCTCGAAGCGCAGATGGCCGCCGGTCCCGACCCCGAAGCCTATGTGAAGATGGCTTCGGAATACTCCGACATCCAGGACATGGTCGCGAGGATCAGGGAGCTTCGCGCCGCCGAGCAGGAACTTGCCGATCTCGAAACCATGCTGGCTGACAAGGGCACTGATGCCGAGATGCGGGCGCTGGCCGAAGGCGAGCTGCCGGGGGTCGAGGAAAAGATCGAATCCTTGCAGAAGGATATCCAGATCCTGCTGCTGCCCAAGGATGCAGCCGACGAGAAGAACGCGATCCTCGAAATCCGCGCCGGCACCGGCGGCGATGAAGCCGCACTTTTCGCCGGCGACCTGTTTCGCATGTATGAGCGCTACGCCGCCGAGCAGGGCTGGCGTTTCGAGGTCGCTTCGGCAAGCGAGGGCGAGGTCGGCGGCTACAAGGAAATCATCGCCACGGTGTCGGGCAAAGGTGTCTTTGCCAAGCTGAAATTCGAATCCGGCGTGCACCGCGTCCAGCGCGTGCCGGCGACCGAAGGCAGCGGGCGCATCCACACATCTGCAGCCACCGTCGCGGTGCTGCCGGAGGCCGAAGAAGTCGATATCGAGATACGCTCCGAAGACATCCGCATAGACACGATGCGCGCCTCGGGCTCGGGCGGCCAGCACGTCAACACCACCGATTCCGCTGTCCGCATCACCCATCTACCGACCGGCATCATGGTGGTGCAGGCGGAAAAATCGCAGCACCAGAACAGGGCGCGCGCCATGCAGATCCTGCGGGCGCGGCTGTTCGACATGGAGCGGTCGAAGGCGGACGAGGAGCGCTCGGAATCGCGCAAATCGCAGGTCGGCTCGGGCGATCGCTCGGAACGCATTCGCACCTACAATTTCCCGCAGGGCCGCGTGACCGACCACCGCATCAACCTCACGCTCTACAAGCTCGACCGGGTGATGATGGGCGAACTCGACGAGATCATCTCGGCGCTGATTTCCGATCATCAGTCGAAGCTTCTCGCCGACATCGGGCTGGATGGCTGA
- a CDS encoding DUF4167 domain-containing protein has protein sequence MRPQQQNRRMRGRNNNGGGGSNNNNNNNNNNNRKGPNPLTRNYESNGPDVKIRGSAQQIAEKYATLARDAQSAGDRVMAENYLQHAEHYNRIIAAAQAQMPIQHVQQQNRDDMDDDSDQDFDNVGNAVNAPQHGNGQQSGGQEPEASQDASDGSGPQPVIEGTPAEVALNTETATEPTAGRGRGRRPRPPQAAPAPEPVAEAAPAAEAAPVAEATPAAEAAAEEAAPAPRRGRRPRRGERLPDEAKAEASGEASAEAAPDADGNTVLAAVNG, from the coding sequence ATGAGGCCACAACAGCAGAACAGGCGCATGCGCGGCCGCAACAACAATGGCGGTGGCGGTAGCAATAATAACAATAACAACAACAATAATAACAACCGCAAGGGACCAAACCCGCTGACGCGCAATTACGAAAGCAACGGTCCGGATGTGAAAATCCGCGGCTCGGCGCAACAGATCGCCGAAAAATACGCCACGCTTGCCCGCGATGCACAAAGTGCCGGCGACCGCGTGATGGCGGAAAACTACCTGCAGCATGCCGAGCATTACAATCGCATCATTGCCGCCGCCCAGGCGCAGATGCCGATCCAGCACGTGCAGCAGCAGAACCGCGACGACATGGACGACGATTCGGATCAGGATTTCGACAATGTCGGCAACGCGGTCAACGCTCCGCAGCACGGCAATGGACAGCAGTCCGGTGGCCAGGAGCCCGAGGCGTCTCAGGATGCAAGCGATGGTTCGGGGCCACAGCCGGTCATCGAGGGCACGCCCGCCGAAGTCGCACTGAACACCGAAACGGCAACCGAGCCTACGGCTGGTCGTGGCCGTGGCCGCCGTCCGAGGCCGCCTCAGGCAGCACCTGCGCCGGAACCGGTTGCGGAAGCTGCCCCGGCAGCCGAAGCTGCTCCGGTCGCTGAAGCGACCCCGGCGGCTGAGGCTGCTGCTGAAGAAGCTGCTCCGGCACCGCGTCGCGGCCGTCGTCCGCGCCGTGGCGAGCGTCTTCCCGACGAAGCGAAGGCCGAGGCTTCCGGCGAAGCGTCTGCCGAGGCCGCACCGGATGCGGATGGCAATACGGTTCTGGCAGCCGTCAACGGCTGA